The Coccidioides posadasii str. Silveira chromosome 3, complete sequence genome contains a region encoding:
- a CDS encoding uncharacterized protein (EggNog:ENOG410PMJQ~COG:S), giving the protein MEVQILSDLHLETPAAYDIFTVNPKAPYLALLGDTGNVRDDGFFTFIRGQLQNFQLVFLLLGNHEPFYSSWMETKAKLERFQNEMERALNNKEVQGKLIFLDRARYDISPTVTVLGCTLFSHITPEQKEDVSFGMNDFYYISGWSVEAHQAAHLEDLAWLNKEVESISRQDPERKVVIFTHYCPTTDEKVIDPTHTNSHISSGFMTDLSKEACWGDTCVKLWAFGHTHFNCDFLDHETAKRVVCNQRGYYFAQSKGFDGDKVVKI; this is encoded by the coding sequence ATGGAAGTTCAAATTCTCTCTGATCTCCATTTGGAGACGCCAGCCGCATATGACATATTCACCGTGAACCCCAAAGCACCCTATTTGGCGCTGCTCGGAGACACGGGAAATGTTAGGGACGATGGATTCTTCACATTTATCCGTGGCCAATTGCAAAACTTTCAGCTTGTCTTCCTGCTCCTTGGAAACCACGAACCGTTTTACTCCAGCTGGATGGAAACAAAGGCGAAATTAGAGCGCTTTCAAAATGAGATGGAGCGAGCCTTAAACAATAAGGAAGTGCAGGGCAAACTTATCTTCCTCGACCGAGCGCGCTACGATATCTCTCCCACTGTCACTGTTCTCGGGTGCACACTCTTTTCGCACATCACGCCCGAACAGAAGGAGGATGTGAGTTTCGGAATGAATGACTTCTATTATATTAGCGGCTGGTCGGTCGAGGCGCATCAGGCCGCACACCTGGAAGATCTAGCATGGCTGAATAAAGAAGTCGAATCTATCTCGCGCCAGGATCCGGAGCGGAAGGTCGTCATATTCACGCATTATTGTCCCACCACAGATGAGAAAGTGATAGACCCGACGCATACGAATAGCCACATTTCATCCGGCTTCATGACCGACCTGTCGAAGGAAGCATGCTGGGGCGACACCTGCGTCAAGCTCTGGGCGTTCGGACACACACATTTCAACTGTGATTTCTTAGACCACGAAACGGCGAAGAGGGTCGTGTGTAATCAACGAGGTTACTATTTTGCGCAATCAAAGGGGTTTGACGGGGACAAAGTTGTCAAAATATGA